A part of Candidatus Electrothrix aestuarii genomic DNA contains:
- a CDS encoding DNA internalization-related competence protein ComEC/Rec2, which yields MARPVGSEAPSTQSPYLQSIFLNGLRWADRHIFFFAGLSFLLGILSAHSSSFLLPNSLLLGLALLFALISFTCWMKGQREDWFSLLLLLPFFFLLGALVLQHQLERSLAKGHLARLLKEQQQVTLRGTLDSMSEVRAGQQEGEEVYISRFEIEVEEVLLHESETSWQSVYGRVRLSMQGKNDALQPGMALIIAARVGPVTAFQTPGAFDYQQFLAAKDILLTGWAQSVHVLPEQESKGLAGAAISMFHVLTFLPEQVRQQVSHFLRENLPGSIAGIYQALLVGSRTGVSKEIQEQFKATGTMHLLAISGLHMSLLALMVGTILGWLLKRSERVLLHTHVPTLAALGTLPILLGYSFIAGMNTPVLRALIMTLVLFAALILRRQRSLLNILAAAVWVVLLRNPLTLFTASFQLSFSAVAALLLFIPRILPAFFEEPVKRKTGTEQRSWLARLWQGFLLPALLVSLVASLGTLPFALFHFHRFSLIGPIMNLMVEPLLCFWALPWGLAALPCLFIDPEMAIVLLKIGGLGIEAGHYCTALGADLPWASLWTITPTAGEILVYGVLILLWCLSLRVTVYRRTLRSAVLFGVGALVLHFTWGLFVSENYEGSKVTYLDVGQGSSNLLQLPNGARVLIDGGGNRMSRINIGERVIAPYLWQQRIWRLDQAVITHPHRDHFNGMDFILAHFRPRQLFINGDSRIEGNYQEIIDQAKRLGIAVVVPRSGEKLQEDHNAVLRVVGGGGQGKRQSWESVNDASLVLRYQHGQRSFLFPADIGKQKERELIRQGPLLVADVLLAPHHGSSTSSSAIFLDAVDPSLIVVSAGKYGKKHYPSPENLTAWTERGLPVLITRAEGAISCETDGEELSCLDFRGEQQFLLP from the coding sequence ATGGCAAGACCAGTGGGTTCAGAAGCTCCTTCCACTCAGTCTCCCTATCTCCAATCCATCTTTTTAAACGGCCTGCGCTGGGCTGATCGTCATATTTTTTTCTTCGCTGGCCTCTCTTTCCTTCTCGGTATCCTGAGTGCTCATTCCTCCTCTTTTCTTTTGCCCAATTCCCTGCTCTTGGGGCTTGCGCTTCTTTTCGCTCTGATCTCCTTTACTTGTTGGATGAAGGGACAAAGGGAGGATTGGTTTTCTCTGCTCCTCCTTCTCCCCTTCTTTTTCTTACTCGGCGCTCTTGTCTTGCAGCATCAACTCGAACGGTCTCTGGCAAAAGGGCATCTTGCGCGCTTACTCAAAGAACAGCAACAGGTCACCTTGCGGGGAACCTTGGACTCGATGTCGGAGGTGAGGGCCGGGCAACAGGAGGGAGAGGAGGTTTATATTTCCCGATTTGAGATAGAGGTTGAGGAGGTTCTGCTGCATGAGAGCGAGACGAGCTGGCAGTCGGTTTATGGGCGCGTACGTCTGAGCATGCAGGGCAAGAATGACGCCCTGCAACCAGGTATGGCCCTGATTATTGCAGCGAGAGTCGGACCCGTCACAGCTTTTCAGACCCCAGGTGCCTTTGATTATCAGCAATTCTTAGCGGCCAAAGATATTTTACTTACCGGTTGGGCTCAGAGTGTTCATGTTCTGCCTGAACAGGAATCGAAAGGCCTTGCAGGCGCAGCAATAAGTATGTTCCATGTGCTCACCTTTTTGCCTGAACAGGTACGACAGCAGGTGAGTCATTTTCTCCGCGAGAATCTTCCAGGGTCCATCGCTGGTATCTACCAGGCTCTTTTGGTCGGGAGTAGAACAGGAGTCTCAAAGGAGATTCAGGAGCAGTTCAAAGCTACAGGGACCATGCATCTGCTCGCCATATCCGGTCTGCATATGAGCCTGCTGGCTTTGATGGTCGGAACAATCCTTGGCTGGCTCCTGAAACGCTCTGAGCGAGTTTTGCTTCATACCCACGTCCCCACTCTCGCTGCATTGGGCACCTTGCCAATTCTGTTGGGATATAGCTTTATAGCAGGCATGAATACTCCAGTGCTACGGGCACTGATCATGACCTTGGTGCTTTTTGCTGCCCTTATTCTCCGCAGGCAGCGTTCTTTGCTTAATATATTGGCTGCGGCAGTTTGGGTTGTTCTTCTTCGTAATCCTTTAACGCTGTTTACCGCCTCGTTTCAGCTCTCCTTCAGTGCTGTTGCCGCCTTACTTCTCTTTATTCCCAGGATTCTCCCCGCGTTTTTCGAGGAGCCTGTTAAAAGAAAGACAGGAACAGAACAGCGGAGCTGGCTAGCACGGCTATGGCAGGGATTTCTTCTCCCTGCCTTGTTGGTTTCCCTGGTTGCAAGCCTTGGCACCCTGCCTTTTGCACTGTTTCATTTTCATCGCTTTTCTCTGATAGGGCCTATCATGAATCTCATGGTTGAGCCCTTGTTGTGTTTCTGGGCTTTACCTTGGGGATTGGCAGCTCTTCCTTGTCTGTTCATAGATCCTGAGATGGCAATTGTCCTGCTGAAGATCGGTGGTCTGGGGATTGAGGCTGGTCATTATTGCACAGCTCTGGGGGCTGACCTGCCTTGGGCTTCGCTCTGGACCATCACGCCGACCGCAGGAGAAATCTTGGTCTACGGAGTGCTGATACTGCTTTGGTGTTTGAGTTTGCGGGTGACAGTATATCGTAGGACCCTGCGTAGCGCGGTTCTTTTTGGGGTTGGAGCGCTTGTCCTGCATTTTACCTGGGGGCTTTTTGTCTCGGAAAACTATGAGGGGAGTAAGGTGACCTACCTTGATGTCGGGCAGGGGAGTTCCAACCTGCTTCAGCTGCCAAACGGGGCTCGCGTCCTCATTGACGGGGGAGGAAACAGGATGAGCAGAATCAATATCGGTGAGCGGGTTATTGCCCCCTATCTATGGCAGCAGCGGATTTGGCGTCTGGATCAGGCTGTGATTACTCATCCTCATCGTGACCATTTTAATGGCATGGATTTTATCCTGGCTCATTTTCGACCCAGGCAGCTTTTTATCAACGGAGATAGCCGCATTGAGGGTAACTATCAGGAAATTATCGATCAGGCTAAGCGCCTGGGCATCGCTGTTGTTGTTCCTCGTTCTGGGGAAAAACTCCAGGAGGATCATAACGCAGTATTAAGGGTCGTAGGAGGGGGAGGGCAGGGGAAACGGCAGAGCTGGGAATCTGTCAATGATGCCTCGCTTGTGCTACGATATCAGCACGGGCAAAGATCCTTTCTTTTTCCTGCCGACATAGGTAAGCAGAAGGAAAGGGAGCTGATCAGACAAGGGCCGCTTCTGGTAGCGGATGTGTTGCTTGCTCCCCATCATGGGAGTAGCACATCAAGCAGTGCAATCTTCCTTGATGCTGTCGATCCATCCTTGATTGTCGTCTCTGCGGGTAAGTATGGGAAGAAGCACTACCCTTCTCCAGAAAATCTGACTGCCTGGACAGAACGAGGACTTCCGGTACTCATAACCAGAGCGGAGGGGGCTATTAGCTGTGAAACAGATGGGGAGGAACTGAGCTGCTTGGATTTCCGAGGGGAGCAGCAATTCCTTCTACCATAG
- a CDS encoding methylenetetrahydrofolate reductase C-terminal domain-containing protein has product MLQTALSTPGEFTLTFELVPRQGFDREHVDPLLDFARQAKADGRIKALSLTDNPGGNPALAPVAIGAELVNMGIEPLIHFSLKDKNRNQIGSHIYLYQRLRLRSLLVMGGDFPNPGYYGRGRPVYDLDSIQLLQLLRDMENGRYPDRSGKCKKQYPTPSIFKGCVVSPFKSTEAEQVWQYAKLLHKIRAGADFVVTQVGFDIRKFEELQGFLEEQGIKIPLLANVFIPTLPLARALAAGKIPGVLLSEDLVRRMEAEAAAGAKHARLDRAALMVSRLKKCGYNGVHLGGVNLQFQDIAYVLDRVEELDKEGLPDNADCDFPVPGTWYYFQQPAADSGDHPGEKFEKKSAQPLAPGRALGTIWMHKLGHDFFFTEQYFTGRLFARFCLFCAQGRWRSNFLFWLEKSFKYLVYDCQMCGECTLPSSAFLCPQWHCPKRLVNGPCGGSQRGRCEVHPERSCFWVRVYNRLENDTTLADLAAPPHLPPKDWQREKTSSWVNFFSGQENKQE; this is encoded by the coding sequence ATGCTCCAAACAGCCCTGAGTACCCCTGGCGAATTTACTCTTACCTTTGAACTTGTTCCCCGCCAGGGCTTTGATCGGGAGCATGTTGACCCGCTTCTGGATTTTGCCCGCCAGGCAAAGGCAGACGGCAGAATTAAGGCACTTTCTCTTACCGACAATCCTGGTGGCAATCCGGCGCTGGCACCGGTGGCTATCGGTGCTGAGCTCGTCAATATGGGCATTGAGCCCCTTATCCATTTTTCCCTCAAAGACAAAAATCGCAATCAGATCGGTAGTCACATCTATCTCTATCAACGCCTGCGCTTGCGTTCGTTGTTGGTGATGGGAGGAGATTTTCCTAATCCTGGCTATTATGGACGGGGCAGGCCTGTTTATGATCTGGACTCCATTCAACTTCTTCAGCTTTTGAGGGATATGGAAAATGGCCGCTATCCTGACAGGAGCGGCAAATGCAAGAAGCAGTATCCCACCCCCAGTATCTTTAAGGGCTGCGTGGTTTCTCCTTTCAAGTCCACTGAAGCAGAACAGGTTTGGCAGTACGCAAAGCTCCTGCATAAAATTCGAGCTGGTGCAGACTTCGTTGTCACGCAGGTGGGATTTGATATCCGCAAATTTGAGGAGCTTCAGGGCTTCCTTGAAGAGCAAGGAATTAAGATTCCCCTCTTGGCCAATGTCTTTATTCCCACCTTGCCGCTGGCTCGTGCCTTGGCTGCGGGCAAGATACCGGGTGTGCTGTTGTCCGAGGATCTGGTGCGGAGGATGGAGGCAGAAGCTGCTGCCGGAGCCAAGCATGCCCGTCTTGATAGGGCCGCATTGATGGTAAGTCGCTTAAAGAAATGTGGCTATAATGGGGTCCATTTAGGCGGCGTGAATCTCCAGTTTCAGGACATCGCCTATGTTCTGGACCGGGTTGAAGAACTGGACAAAGAGGGTCTGCCAGACAATGCGGACTGTGATTTTCCTGTGCCGGGTACCTGGTATTATTTCCAGCAACCAGCAGCTGATTCTGGAGATCATCCAGGAGAAAAATTTGAGAAAAAATCTGCCCAACCTCTTGCGCCGGGGAGAGCCCTTGGCACGATCTGGATGCATAAATTAGGACATGATTTTTTCTTTACAGAGCAATATTTTACGGGTAGGCTCTTTGCCCGTTTTTGTTTGTTTTGTGCGCAGGGGAGGTGGCGAAGCAATTTCCTTTTTTGGCTTGAGAAGAGTTTTAAATACCTGGTCTATGACTGCCAAATGTGCGGCGAATGTACCTTGCCTTCTTCTGCTTTTCTTTGTCCGCAATGGCATTGCCCCAAGCGTCTGGTCAATGGCCCCTGCGGAGGCAGTCAGCGTGGGCGATGCGAGGTCCACCCAGAACGTTCCTGCTTTTGGGTTCGGGTCTATAACCGTCTGGAGAATGATACAACCTTAGCCGATCTGGCAGCCCCTCCCCATTTGCCGCCCAAGGACTGGCAGCGGGAAAAGACTTCTTCCTGGGTGAATTTCTTTTCTGGACAGGAAAATAAACAGGAGTAA
- a CDS encoding heme NO-binding domain-containing protein → MKGVIVTCFARLVRDRYGEDKWEEALEDAGMDRHAIFFATSQLDDAAFIKIVTSVCKVLKLTLTQMAEAFGEYWMNEYAPRIYGVYLQEASSAKEFLLNMDKIHETVTSTIPNSQPPRFDYEWTDSNTLLMQYNSHRGLIDFFIGLVKGVGTYFQEELVVNKLSDTEVKIIFSKE, encoded by the coding sequence ATGAAAGGGGTGATTGTAACCTGCTTTGCCAGGTTGGTCAGGGATCGCTACGGAGAAGATAAATGGGAGGAGGCACTGGAAGATGCGGGCATGGATCGGCACGCTATCTTTTTTGCAACTTCCCAGTTGGATGATGCCGCCTTTATAAAGATAGTCACCTCTGTTTGTAAGGTCCTGAAACTGACGCTTACCCAAATGGCAGAAGCCTTTGGCGAATACTGGATGAATGAATATGCTCCCAGGATCTACGGAGTGTATCTCCAGGAGGCCAGCTCTGCAAAAGAATTCCTGCTGAATATGGATAAAATCCATGAAACAGTGACCTCCACAATCCCGAATTCCCAACCGCCCCGATTCGACTATGAATGGACAGACAGCAACACCTTGCTTATGCAATACAACTCCCATCGGGGCTTGATAGATTTCTTTATAGGCTTGGTCAAAGGGGTGGGAACCTATTTTCAGGAAGAGCTGGTGGTGAATAAGTTGAGTGATACGGAAGTGAAAATCATTTTCTCAAAGGAATAA
- a CDS encoding 3-deoxy-D-manno-octulosonic acid transferase — translation MLFLYNLLIIVLGVFLFPVFLLIILSREKYRGRTLERLGLTVGKIRRKIPLPVAGAEKTPVIWLHALSVGEVTSALPFIKELRTEMPEAFIVLTVATSSGKKTAENLLSSYVQVILSSPFDLRFAVRRYIKVFQPDCFIQVETDFWPNWLDLLHEKGIPAMLVNGRISEKSFATYLRFGFFFRPMFCAFNLLSMQTAEDRRKMIELGVPPARVLTLGNLKYDMKQPAYKRNKREGDEGKGGLNLLTAEKAQSLIWVCGSTHPGEEEVLFAAFAQLLAQHTEQAFLVLAPRDIKRGQELVEKARSFGLAAGRRSREEEGEHVLILDTLGELAQCYGQAHIAFVGGSLVPQGGHNPIEPALHGVPVLFGPHMEDFSEIADELMASGGGKMVAAPSLYETLAMLCGDARDRAQMGKAAQDLVDRHRGGVQRHVLAVRGLLS, via the coding sequence ATGTTGTTCCTTTATAATTTGCTCATTATTGTCCTCGGGGTATTTCTGTTCCCTGTTTTCCTACTCATTATCTTGAGCCGGGAGAAATATAGAGGGCGTACGCTGGAGCGCCTGGGGCTGACGGTGGGGAAGATTCGAAGAAAAATTCCTCTGCCTGTTGCTGGAGCAGAGAAAACACCCGTTATCTGGCTCCATGCGCTCTCCGTGGGCGAGGTGACCTCGGCTCTGCCTTTTATTAAAGAGTTACGAACAGAGATGCCAGAGGCGTTTATTGTCCTGACTGTTGCTACCTCCAGTGGCAAGAAGACGGCTGAGAATCTGCTCAGCTCCTACGTGCAAGTCATTCTCTCCAGTCCTTTTGATCTCCGTTTTGCTGTCCGGCGTTATATTAAGGTCTTCCAACCTGATTGCTTTATCCAGGTAGAGACAGATTTCTGGCCGAACTGGCTTGATCTCTTGCATGAAAAGGGGATTCCCGCCATGCTGGTTAATGGTCGGATTTCCGAGAAATCATTTGCTACCTATCTCCGCTTCGGGTTCTTTTTCCGTCCCATGTTCTGCGCTTTCAATCTTCTTTCTATGCAGACAGCTGAGGATCGCCGAAAAATGATTGAGCTCGGTGTTCCTCCTGCCAGGGTTCTGACCTTGGGGAATTTGAAGTACGACATGAAGCAGCCTGCTTATAAACGGAATAAACGAGAGGGAGATGAAGGAAAGGGTGGACTGAATCTGCTGACAGCGGAAAAAGCACAGTCCCTTATCTGGGTCTGTGGCTCAACCCATCCTGGGGAGGAGGAGGTCCTTTTTGCCGCCTTTGCCCAGCTTCTGGCACAGCATACCGAGCAAGCCTTTCTTGTTCTTGCACCACGGGATATCAAGCGAGGGCAAGAGCTTGTTGAAAAGGCGCGCAGCTTTGGGTTGGCAGCAGGAAGGCGCAGCCGAGAAGAAGAGGGCGAACATGTGCTGATCCTGGACACCTTGGGTGAGCTGGCACAATGTTATGGGCAGGCGCATATAGCCTTTGTAGGCGGGAGTTTGGTGCCGCAGGGAGGACATAATCCCATAGAACCGGCTCTGCACGGGGTTCCGGTCTTGTTCGGACCGCATATGGAAGACTTTTCGGAGATTGCCGATGAACTTATGGCCAGTGGTGGTGGAAAAATGGTTGCCGCGCCATCTTTGTATGAAACGCTGGCTATGCTTTGTGGTGATGCGAGGGACCGAGCGCAGATGGGAAAGGCCGCGCAGGATTTAGTGGATCGGCACCGTGGAGGGGTACAACGGCATGTTCTGGCCGTCCGGGGGCTGCTGAGCTAA